GATCCAACGTATGCCGGTGCACCGGCTACGAACCCATCCGTCGCGCGATCATGCGGGCAGCGCGGGAACAGCAGGAGTCCGTGACCTGATCCTGTTCTCGTGCCGATCCCGGCGGTGTTGAGGAGTGGAAATGGCTGTAACGGGAAGCGTCCGTGCCGGAGTCATCGACGTCCACGCACACTGGCTGCCCCGGGAACTGCTCTCCCTCCCACCGGGGTCCCCCCTGGGCGGCATGAGCGACCGCGACGGGGAGTTGTATCTGGGGGACAACCCGCTGTTCCTCGCCACCACGGCGATGACCGACATCGACGTGCTCGTCGCCGACACGCTGAAGGCGGGTCTCGGGGCACGCGCTGTCTCGGCGCCTCCCTTCGCTTTCCCCGTCCACGTGCCGTCCGAGGCGGACGACTACATCAAGGCCTACAACGACCGGCTCGCCGAAGCCGTCTCCTCCACCGACGGCATCCTGGTCGGGCTCGGACTGACCCGCGTGGACAACGTGGATGCCGCCCACCGCGAGATGACCCGGTTGACGGCGATGGGCGGCGTCGCCGGCGTCGCCGTCCCTCCCCTCGTCCAAGGGCAGTCCTACGGTGAAGGCGTCATGCGGGAGGTACTGGCTGCCGCCGCCGACACAGGTCTTGCTGTCCTCGTGCACCCCATGCAGTTGCCGAGGCCCGAATGGAAG
This sequence is a window from Streptomyces sp. NBC_01217. Protein-coding genes within it:
- a CDS encoding amidohydrolase family protein, translated to MAVTGSVRAGVIDVHAHWLPRELLSLPPGSPLGGMSDRDGELYLGDNPLFLATTAMTDIDVLVADTLKAGLGARAVSAPPFAFPVHVPSEADDYIKAYNDRLAEAVSSTDGILVGLGLTRVDNVDAAHREMTRLTAMGGVAGVAVPPLVQGQSYGEGVMREVLAAAADTGLAVLVHPMQLPRPEWKDHYLANLIGNLVETTTAVASLILSGAMEELPDLRICFVHGGGCAPSLVGRWEHGWHARADVRRGSARPPAEVFTRLYFDTITHDPEVLGLLAAHAARDRILCGSDYPFDMAQPDPVRFLLDNGLDTATLEANGRRFLGIESRA